The Rhodothermales bacterium genome includes a region encoding these proteins:
- a CDS encoding methylated-DNA--[protein]-cysteine S-methyltransferase: protein MTTDYERIERAIRFLEDHVNDQPRLDDIAEYVHLSPFHFERLFKRWAGVTPKQFLQYLTLGYAKERLSESASVLEAALDSGLSGPGRLHDLFVTVEAVTPGEFKQQGAGVVIRYGFHETRFGWCFIGLTERGICHMAFNPPGPEPVAELAARWPGAVLVEAPAETGALVDRIFGETTANGAPLRLLLGGTNFQVQVWQALLRVQPGQVVSYEELAHALGRPAATRAVASAVAKNPIGYLIPCHRVIRKSGHFGQYHWGSARKKAMVGFEAAMKPVQSPD from the coding sequence ATGACGACCGACTACGAGCGCATCGAGCGCGCCATTCGCTTTCTAGAAGACCACGTGAACGACCAGCCCCGCCTGGACGACATCGCGGAGTACGTCCACCTGAGCCCGTTTCACTTCGAGCGGCTGTTTAAACGCTGGGCCGGCGTGACGCCGAAGCAGTTTTTGCAGTACCTCACGCTGGGATACGCCAAGGAGCGCCTGAGCGAGTCGGCCTCGGTGCTCGAAGCCGCGCTGGACAGCGGGCTATCCGGCCCGGGCCGGCTACACGATCTGTTTGTCACCGTCGAGGCGGTCACGCCCGGTGAGTTCAAGCAGCAGGGTGCCGGCGTCGTCATCCGGTACGGGTTTCACGAGACCCGGTTCGGGTGGTGCTTCATCGGGCTGACGGAGCGGGGCATCTGCCATATGGCGTTCAATCCGCCCGGACCCGAGCCCGTAGCCGAGCTAGCCGCACGGTGGCCTGGTGCCGTGTTGGTGGAGGCGCCGGCGGAAACCGGGGCGTTAGTGGACCGCATCTTTGGTGAGACGACAGCGAATGGCGCCCCGCTTCGTCTATTGCTGGGTGGCACCAACTTCCAGGTGCAGGTCTGGCAGGCCCTGCTGCGGGTCCAGCCAGGGCAGGTGGTGTCGTACGAGGAACTGGCGCATGCGCTGGGCCGGCCTGCGGCCACCCGCGCCGTGGCGAGCGCCGTCGCGAAAAATCCCATCGGCTATTTAATCCCCTGCCATCGGGTCATCCGAAAGTCCGGCCACTTCGGGCAGTACCACTGGGGGAGTGCGCGCAAGAAGGCGATGGTGGGGTTTGAGGCGGCTATGAAGCCTGTGCAGAGCCCCGATTAA
- the ftsZ gene encoding cell division protein FtsZ, translating into MDNIISSRFAFDDGASEGPKIAVIGVGGGGGNAINNMVSKGINGVDFISINTDKQALDVNRAEVKIQAGASLTKGLGAGARPVKGAEAVEESRSEVEQLLRGYEMVFITAGMGGGTGTGGAPVVSAIARKLGILTVAIITKPFECEGRRRMESAQAGIELLREQVDTLIIIPNERLLDIAEPHTSMIEAFERADDVLLNATRGISDLITVHGLINLDFADVETTMKNGGTALMGSATAAGENRAERAAIEAISSPLLDGVSIAGARNALVNITAGRNLGIHEATTATSIIQREAGDDVEVIFGTVIDEDMGDSLRVTVIATGFDRRKQQHGPPAAAQAPPRRSSPLEQENSVNYPNYKGEDNLRQLDIPAFERRQPGPPRMTNPIELSDDADAAGRIKRLQSDDIRERRERIGKGNTDVPAFLRKMID; encoded by the coding sequence ATGGACAACATTATCAGCTCACGCTTCGCGTTCGATGACGGCGCAAGTGAAGGCCCGAAAATCGCCGTCATCGGTGTTGGCGGCGGTGGAGGCAACGCCATCAACAACATGGTGTCGAAAGGCATCAACGGGGTCGATTTTATATCGATCAACACCGACAAACAGGCGCTCGACGTCAACAGGGCCGAGGTGAAAATCCAGGCCGGCGCGAGCCTGACCAAGGGGCTTGGGGCCGGCGCGCGCCCCGTGAAGGGGGCCGAGGCCGTCGAGGAGAGCCGCTCCGAAGTGGAGCAGCTGCTTCGCGGCTACGAAATGGTGTTTATCACCGCCGGCATGGGCGGTGGCACCGGCACGGGCGGCGCGCCCGTTGTGTCCGCCATTGCCCGCAAGCTGGGCATCCTGACGGTGGCCATCATCACCAAGCCGTTTGAATGCGAGGGGCGCCGGCGTATGGAATCCGCCCAGGCCGGCATCGAATTGCTCCGCGAGCAGGTCGACACCCTCATCATCATCCCGAACGAACGGCTGCTCGACATCGCCGAGCCGCATACGAGCATGATCGAGGCCTTTGAGAGGGCGGACGATGTGTTGCTGAACGCCACGCGGGGGATCAGCGACCTCATCACCGTGCACGGCCTCATCAACCTCGACTTCGCCGATGTCGAGACGACGATGAAAAATGGCGGCACGGCCCTGATGGGCTCGGCCACGGCCGCCGGCGAGAACCGCGCGGAACGCGCCGCCATCGAGGCTATCTCGAGCCCGTTGCTCGACGGCGTCTCGATCGCCGGCGCGCGGAATGCCCTCGTGAACATCACGGCCGGCCGCAACCTCGGCATCCACGAGGCGACCACCGCCACGAGCATCATCCAGCGCGAAGCCGGCGATGATGTCGAGGTGATCTTCGGCACCGTGATTGACGAAGATATGGGCGACAGTCTCCGCGTGACGGTGATCGCGACCGGGTTCGATCGGCGTAAGCAACAACACGGGCCGCCCGCCGCCGCTCAGGCGCCGCCGCGACGCAGCTCGCCGCTGGAACAGGAAAATTCGGTGAACTACCCCAACTACAAGGGGGAGGATAACCTGCGTCAGCTGGATATCCCGGCGTTTGAACGCCGCCAACCGGGCCCGCCCCGGATGACCAATCCGATCGAGCTGTCGGATGACGCCGACGCCGCCGGCCGCATCAAGCGCCTGCAAAGCGACGACATCCGCGAGCGCCGCGAGCGGATCGGCAAGGGCAACACGGATGTGCCAGCCTTTCTTCGGAAGATGATCGATTGA
- a CDS encoding RHS repeat-associated core domain-containing protein, which produces MKTVVCLLLVVLTAAPLRAQQSLIFNQYITQPDVWRPAAPSEPGVDAKGDLTLSVPVMTVPGRGGLDYTIQFTYRSGIRVGQRAGWIGLGWEFDPGSITREPMALVDVGGSVHGTDWATGAAPVWQPDAYFVTTPAGSSMMTRFVAGATPPRTDTDGFYLNEWRPWKVDFTTANPVTVVDAAGGGTTTSVVYNGAATPKPDYTAFTITADDGSRYIFAHPTLSTFRAFASNLTEQDDLQVEYFVSTWRLRAILGPDYLGPDIPVGVEAGSWIRFDYTAPTTIVDMNGVEAPTRQQVAYLSAIVTPTHQASFSTSPRFNEDFALYEEGHFQELNTITLAARSAPTTIIQKVEPITSKLHQSPEEKRLSLDGIKIYGKSSDASMPAYAFTYWGSCHTTITGDHDDWFGFCHQDTSDVFNTGSNNAGRAWSLKRITYPTGGYDEFDYEDDAILSTETAPFWQYDLENGATTTALTFSVTTEQTRQGGARVLSYKRGDGLGSEWTATYSYGAGRLSGIPSGWWKTWYTTFRAFLGSERGQAAVFYDYVRRTDPDGGAVQTHHVTSGNHAASALKLQTFLYLKLDYGNANFLYHDFTLVQGNQHWNWGLPFETRYFNNGGTNPVRKTTRTYDFTSYKLASAFTSGANEAKIVWAYADKVSSETDTDYGQSASPSTFITRTTTYEHDSAAGTGTGYVTSTEETLNSTATPARRTEYTYTYQQYTDLNTRNILHPAVQTLVGEKTSATSTTWHASQVTRWGSFSVTGGTLWKPKYTVAWNGAASATKPTYSNWSIDTIPAGWQKKDETTAYNEHGLPTSTKDPRGKVITLTYFTGTTGTSVIPPGLLKTVARSGLSVEFGYDASFGLITTVKDENEHTRTYEYDNFGRLQGVKDRMSPSNTVTTFTYTTTTAPFQVLTKQFHAGGLAYETLSFYDGLGRPLQSQTKDGSVYIVGHTEYLPGTSSAGAKVRQWKPYSHATAGAYHAGFAATARTQYGSGTNPYVETQYRRDGLARVSHITPENDGVTAPNVVTSYNVGALDGGSSSNYSFQEITDEVGHITRTYTDTFGRTKQSVAGYNTADKAVTTFTYNVLGLPTQIVDPRGLVTTNTYNVQGQLTQRISPDAGTVKFEYDAAGNIRFSQDAVQTAGSDVLYTKYDDLGRPTITGLHTNIGFATLAGTTDYSWETSTTGYFLFVNHYGDAANGYAGTAAKPGTSTFPWSLFSTQINAVPAVLNGKAHRTAVAFKSNGRWQIELASFDNEERAAWKRVYTEAAAGGIANALNTTFTYAFNWQDQPTSIQSTVGSLNWYQWYDYNERGTEARSSASTTSIKPALADVQLLYNPAGAVRTVQLAEYGTNSYRDSKAYTYNLRGWVTGIDLDAESTPFAATYEYAGDGNVTTAIVNQGAAAIDKRYRYVFTYDALNRMKTADYSYAVWNNTGQVGPQPFAVGGWDWYFSTRYDVSGVTYDKSGNLTALTRNRETGSAIDQLTYAYTPGTNRLASVTDALTTAESWDAETGSFSYDASGNMKTAPAPYGITATVYDERNLPISITAGTTTTYRYSADGQRFAKKVGSAAGEHYVLDGSQVIGVFSDTGALKHWNIISGGSVWGRYDGAARFYYHKDALGSTRLVMNGAGTTVEWRDYYPFGLTMPGRSYLSGAVAKEGFTGKERDAETGLDYFGARYYMPALGRWGSMDLLALDPAQVDKSPYAYSWNNPATLTDPDGRCPKCLKTAYNVVKRAYKAAENAGDMSQLFKLDTWKKAGVDEVVDFVDNVSTLADGQATVDDATAVVDLVTGLGDEAKAVGKAVGAIEEAGDIAGAARKTDFVVTETGTAIPVPDGAVGPSTPPSGGKGMVYSGGSGGKGMHASASDVFIMDPITGGPFPQGRRVYYMNDRNQKINRATGQTVGKKDPEAHIYIEED; this is translated from the coding sequence ATGAAAACTGTCGTCTGTCTGCTGCTTGTTGTGCTTACCGCGGCGCCATTGCGCGCCCAACAGAGCCTGATCTTTAACCAGTACATCACCCAGCCGGATGTATGGCGGCCGGCCGCGCCTTCCGAGCCCGGCGTTGACGCAAAAGGGGATCTGACCCTTTCGGTCCCCGTGATGACGGTCCCGGGTCGAGGCGGGTTGGATTACACGATCCAGTTCACCTATCGGTCGGGCATCCGCGTAGGGCAACGGGCTGGCTGGATTGGCCTTGGCTGGGAGTTTGATCCTGGCTCCATCACCCGAGAACCGATGGCGCTGGTGGATGTCGGCGGCTCGGTGCATGGAACCGACTGGGCGACAGGCGCCGCGCCCGTGTGGCAGCCGGATGCCTACTTCGTGACGACGCCTGCAGGCTCATCCATGATGACGCGCTTCGTCGCCGGCGCCACGCCCCCGCGGACGGATACAGACGGGTTCTACCTGAACGAATGGCGCCCCTGGAAGGTGGACTTTACCACGGCGAACCCTGTCACCGTCGTCGACGCCGCCGGCGGCGGGACCACCACCTCGGTCGTCTACAATGGCGCGGCCACCCCGAAGCCGGACTATACCGCCTTCACGATCACGGCCGATGACGGCTCCCGGTACATCTTCGCGCACCCGACCCTCTCTACCTTTCGGGCATTTGCCAGCAATCTGACGGAGCAGGACGATCTGCAGGTCGAGTACTTCGTGAGCACCTGGCGCCTGCGGGCAATCCTGGGGCCCGATTACCTCGGGCCCGATATCCCCGTCGGCGTCGAAGCCGGCAGTTGGATCCGGTTTGACTACACCGCGCCCACGACGATCGTCGACATGAATGGCGTAGAAGCCCCCACACGCCAGCAGGTGGCTTATCTGAGCGCAATCGTCACACCCACGCATCAGGCGTCGTTTTCGACCTCGCCGCGCTTCAACGAGGACTTCGCGTTGTACGAGGAGGGGCATTTCCAGGAGTTGAACACCATCACCCTGGCGGCCCGGTCGGCGCCGACGACGATCATCCAGAAAGTCGAACCGATCACCTCCAAGCTCCATCAGAGCCCGGAGGAAAAGAGGCTTTCGCTGGATGGAATCAAAATCTATGGCAAGTCGAGCGATGCCTCGATGCCGGCATATGCGTTCACCTACTGGGGATCATGCCATACCACAATCACTGGCGACCATGATGACTGGTTCGGCTTCTGCCACCAGGATACGTCCGACGTCTTCAACACCGGCTCCAATAACGCCGGACGCGCATGGAGCCTCAAGCGGATCACGTATCCAACGGGTGGCTATGATGAATTCGACTACGAAGACGATGCCATCCTCAGTACCGAAACGGCGCCGTTCTGGCAATATGACCTTGAAAATGGCGCCACGACGACGGCACTCACCTTCAGCGTCACGACCGAACAAACGCGCCAGGGAGGAGCGCGGGTGCTGTCGTACAAACGAGGTGATGGCCTCGGGAGCGAGTGGACCGCCACGTACAGCTACGGCGCGGGCCGGCTGAGCGGTATCCCGAGCGGTTGGTGGAAGACCTGGTACACGACCTTCCGGGCATTCCTGGGGAGCGAACGCGGGCAGGCCGCCGTGTTTTACGACTACGTTCGTCGTACCGATCCGGATGGCGGCGCGGTCCAAACCCATCATGTTACCAGTGGGAATCACGCCGCCAGCGCCCTCAAGCTCCAGACGTTTCTGTACCTGAAGCTCGATTATGGCAACGCTAATTTTTTATATCACGACTTCACGCTGGTCCAGGGAAACCAACACTGGAACTGGGGGCTCCCGTTCGAGACGCGCTACTTCAACAATGGCGGCACAAACCCTGTCCGAAAAACGACCCGCACCTACGACTTCACGAGCTACAAGCTCGCCAGTGCGTTCACCTCCGGCGCCAACGAGGCGAAAATCGTCTGGGCATACGCCGACAAAGTGAGCAGCGAGACCGATACCGACTATGGTCAGAGCGCCAGCCCCTCGACGTTTATCACCCGAACCACTACGTACGAGCACGATTCCGCCGCCGGCACGGGTACGGGCTACGTGACGTCCACCGAGGAGACGCTCAACAGCACCGCCACGCCGGCCCGGCGGACTGAGTACACCTATACCTATCAGCAGTACACGGATCTCAACACGCGCAACATCCTTCACCCTGCGGTTCAGACACTCGTCGGTGAAAAAACGAGCGCCACCTCTACCACCTGGCATGCCTCACAGGTGACTCGTTGGGGCAGTTTCTCCGTGACCGGGGGTACACTCTGGAAGCCCAAATACACCGTCGCCTGGAATGGCGCGGCATCGGCGACCAAGCCCACCTACAGCAACTGGTCGATAGATACCATACCCGCCGGCTGGCAGAAAAAGGACGAGACCACCGCCTATAACGAACACGGTCTCCCTACTTCCACCAAGGACCCGCGCGGGAAGGTGATCACCCTGACGTACTTCACCGGCACAACAGGCACAAGCGTCATCCCCCCGGGGCTGCTCAAGACGGTAGCCAGAAGCGGGCTGTCAGTCGAGTTCGGTTACGACGCATCGTTCGGCCTGATTACCACCGTGAAAGATGAAAATGAGCACACACGCACCTACGAGTACGACAATTTCGGCCGGCTCCAGGGGGTCAAGGACCGGATGAGTCCGTCGAATACGGTTACTACCTTTACGTACACGACGACCACGGCGCCATTCCAGGTGCTCACCAAACAGTTCCACGCCGGTGGGCTCGCCTATGAAACGCTGTCGTTCTACGACGGTCTCGGCCGGCCGCTACAATCGCAAACGAAGGACGGTAGCGTGTACATCGTCGGGCATACCGAGTATCTGCCAGGCACCTCGTCCGCCGGTGCAAAGGTCCGCCAGTGGAAGCCGTACAGCCACGCGACGGCCGGCGCCTATCATGCGGGCTTCGCCGCCACGGCTCGCACGCAGTACGGGAGCGGCACCAATCCATACGTCGAGACGCAGTATCGCCGCGATGGCCTGGCAAGGGTGAGTCACATTACACCGGAGAACGATGGCGTTACCGCGCCCAATGTCGTCACTTCCTACAACGTGGGCGCACTCGACGGTGGCTCGTCTTCCAACTACAGCTTTCAGGAAATAACCGACGAAGTTGGCCACATTACACGCACGTACACCGACACCTTCGGCCGCACCAAACAATCCGTGGCCGGCTACAACACGGCCGACAAAGCCGTCACGACCTTTACGTACAATGTGCTCGGCCTCCCGACGCAGATTGTCGATCCGCGCGGCCTCGTCACGACGAATACCTACAACGTCCAGGGCCAACTCACCCAGCGCATTTCGCCCGACGCAGGCACGGTGAAGTTCGAGTACGATGCCGCCGGCAACATCCGCTTTAGTCAAGATGCCGTCCAGACCGCGGGAAGTGACGTGCTGTACACGAAATACGATGACCTGGGCCGGCCAACGATCACCGGGCTCCATACCAACATCGGCTTCGCGACGTTGGCTGGGACGACGGACTATAGCTGGGAGACGTCGACTACAGGCTATTTCTTGTTCGTCAATCACTATGGCGATGCCGCCAATGGCTATGCAGGCACCGCCGCGAAGCCGGGAACAAGCACCTTCCCGTGGTCGCTATTTTCCACACAGATCAATGCGGTGCCCGCGGTTCTTAACGGCAAAGCACATCGCACAGCCGTTGCCTTTAAAAGCAACGGGCGGTGGCAGATCGAGCTGGCCAGCTTCGATAATGAGGAGCGCGCGGCCTGGAAGCGGGTCTATACGGAAGCCGCTGCCGGCGGCATTGCGAACGCGCTGAATACGACATTTACTTACGCATTTAACTGGCAGGATCAGCCGACCAGTATCCAATCGACCGTCGGCAGCCTGAACTGGTACCAGTGGTACGACTACAACGAGCGAGGCACGGAAGCCAGGAGCTCGGCCTCGACGACTTCCATTAAACCCGCACTGGCCGATGTACAGCTTCTCTATAATCCGGCCGGCGCCGTCAGAACGGTGCAACTGGCGGAATATGGGACCAATTCCTACCGCGATTCAAAGGCGTATACCTACAACCTGCGGGGCTGGGTAACGGGTATCGATCTGGACGCGGAAAGTACCCCTTTTGCGGCTACGTATGAGTACGCCGGCGACGGAAACGTCACCACCGCCATCGTAAACCAGGGCGCCGCGGCGATCGACAAGCGCTACCGGTACGTCTTCACCTACGATGCGCTCAACCGGATGAAGACGGCGGATTATTCCTACGCCGTCTGGAACAACACCGGGCAAGTTGGCCCCCAACCGTTTGCTGTGGGTGGGTGGGACTGGTACTTCTCCACGCGGTACGACGTGTCGGGTGTCACGTACGACAAAAGTGGCAACCTGACCGCCCTGACCCGCAATCGGGAGACCGGTAGCGCGATCGACCAGCTCACCTATGCCTACACCCCCGGCACAAACAGGCTGGCCTCTGTCACGGATGCGCTGACCACTGCCGAATCCTGGGATGCCGAGACGGGGAGTTTTTCCTACGACGCCAGTGGCAACATGAAGACGGCCCCGGCGCCCTATGGCATCACCGCCACCGTGTACGATGAACGTAATCTGCCCATTTCCATCACCGCGGGCACAACGACTACCTATCGGTATAGCGCCGACGGCCAGCGCTTCGCGAAGAAAGTTGGAAGTGCGGCGGGAGAGCATTACGTTTTGGATGGGAGCCAGGTTATTGGCGTGTTCTCTGACACAGGGGCCCTCAAGCATTGGAATATTATCTCGGGCGGGTCGGTCTGGGGTCGTTATGATGGCGCCGCCCGATTCTACTACCACAAGGACGCCCTGGGCTCTACGCGGCTCGTGATGAACGGGGCCGGCACAACGGTCGAGTGGCGGGACTATTACCCCTTTGGCCTCACGATGCCCGGGCGGAGTTATCTGTCGGGGGCGGTCGCAAAAGAAGGCTTTACCGGTAAGGAACGGGACGCCGAGACGGGGCTGGACTACTTCGGCGCGCGGTATTACATGCCGGCGCTGGGGCGGTGGGGAAGTATGGATCTGCTGGCGCTGGATCCTGCCCAGGTCGACAAGTCGCCTTATGCCTACAGCTGGAACAATCCGGCCACGCTGACTGATCCGGATGGGCGGTGCCCAAAGTGCCTCAAGACGGCCTACAACGTCGTCAAGCGAGCCTATAAAGCCGCTGAAAATGCCGGCGACATGAGTCAGCTTTTTAAGCTGGATACCTGGAAAAAGGCCGGCGTGGATGAGGTTGTGGATTTCGTTGACAACGTGAGCACGCTTGCGGATGGTCAGGCGACTGTCGACGACGCGACCGCTGTAGTAGATCTGGTGACCGGACTTGGGGATGAGGCGAAGGCGGTTGGGAAAGCTGTCGGAGCGATTGAGGAGGCGGGAGATATTGCAGGTGCAGCCCGGAAGACAGATTTTGTGGTTACGGAGACGGGTACGGCGATTCCTGTTCCCGACGGTGCTGTTGGCCCTTCGACTCCTCCCTCGGGAGGTAAAGGAATGGTTTACTCAGGAGGCTCGGGCGGCAAGGGAATGCATGCTTCGGCCTCCGACGTATTTATCATGGATCCCATAACGGGCGGTCCATTTCCACAGGGACGCCGTGTATACTATATGAATGATCGCAATCAAAAAATAAATCGAGCAACTGGGCAAACCGTCGGGAAGAAAGATCCAGAGGCGCATATATATATTGAGGAAGACTGA
- a CDS encoding BamA/TamA family outer membrane protein, whose amino-acid sequence MSPRMCVLVLVCGVVCIGSAMLAARPVAAQRPASESSADTTDVVKRSWVVLPSLFYTPRTKIGGGGSVRFFPERLRSGRPSVIEASVIYTQRRQTIISLSPDIFFDGDRRRVFGSMLYFNFPDRFYGIGNDQPLRASESYTSRVVSGLVGGEQEVLPGFRVGLTAWVRRERLSDLEPEGVLAGGTLPGSEGNWVVGPGAYVRWDTRDDLFYPSRGAYARLSWMYFDPAFGGDFQFSRAGVDLRRFWSLGWDQILAVQLQGLAVAGGAPFQLYPEVGGSELLRGYAQGRYKDRLVLALQAEYRLWVYGPVGFALFGSAADVQPAVRHLLSDPFILSGGAGLRFLMNEQGVNFRVDYAWGRDGGALYISVGEAF is encoded by the coding sequence ATGTCTCCACGGATGTGTGTGTTGGTCCTTGTGTGTGGTGTCGTTTGCATCGGGTCCGCCATGCTCGCGGCACGGCCGGTAGCGGCGCAACGTCCCGCGTCAGAATCCAGCGCCGATACAACCGACGTCGTCAAGCGCAGCTGGGTGGTGCTCCCCAGTCTGTTTTATACACCCCGTACAAAGATTGGTGGTGGCGGCTCGGTCCGCTTCTTCCCCGAGCGCCTGCGCAGCGGCCGCCCTTCCGTCATAGAAGCCTCCGTCATCTACACGCAGCGTCGACAGACGATCATCAGCCTGTCGCCCGACATCTTTTTTGATGGAGATCGCCGGCGGGTATTCGGATCCATGCTCTATTTCAATTTCCCGGATCGGTTTTATGGCATCGGAAACGATCAGCCGCTCCGTGCCAGCGAGAGTTACACGTCGCGTGTGGTCAGCGGCCTGGTCGGGGGCGAGCAGGAGGTACTGCCGGGGTTCCGCGTAGGCTTGACCGCCTGGGTGCGGCGTGAGCGGTTGTCGGACCTCGAGCCGGAGGGTGTGCTGGCCGGCGGGACCCTGCCCGGCAGCGAGGGGAACTGGGTCGTGGGGCCGGGCGCGTATGTTCGGTGGGATACGCGGGACGACCTCTTCTACCCGTCGCGCGGCGCCTATGCGCGGTTGTCGTGGATGTACTTCGATCCTGCGTTTGGCGGTGACTTTCAGTTCAGCCGAGCCGGCGTCGACCTGCGTCGGTTCTGGTCGTTGGGCTGGGATCAGATCCTCGCGGTGCAGCTCCAGGGGCTGGCGGTCGCGGGCGGTGCGCCATTTCAACTCTACCCTGAGGTGGGCGGTAGCGAGTTGCTGCGCGGTTATGCGCAGGGTCGCTACAAGGACCGACTCGTGCTGGCGCTGCAGGCCGAGTACCGCCTCTGGGTCTACGGTCCCGTCGGGTTCGCTCTCTTCGGCTCCGCGGCGGATGTCCAGCCGGCCGTGCGCCATCTCTTATCCGATCCCTTTATCCTATCCGGAGGCGCCGGGTTGCGCTTTTTGATGAACGAGCAGGGCGTGAACTTCCGCGTCGATTACGCCTGGGGCCGCGATGGCGGGGCGCTCTATATCTCCGTCGGCGAGGCGTTCTGA
- the ftsA gene encoding cell division protein FtsA, producing MDGEIVVGLDIGTTKICAVLAAEDDLEGIHILGVGVAESEGLNRGVVVNIDKTVAGIREAIEKAERAAGVTVRNVIVGIAGDHVQSFQSRGVITTHRDGEITERDVQRLLEDTTHVAMPADREILHVLPQEFIVDGQDGVVDPVGMNGVRLEANVHIVTGLVSAARNIYRCVEKAGYTVADIVLEPLASSYAVLHQDEKEVGVALIDIGGGTTDIAVFEDKTIRHTGVIAVAGNKVTDDIRKGLGLMKDQAEQLKKQYGTALVDMNVPDETIGIPGIGGRTEKTISRSALTQIIQPRLEEILEIAGIEIKRSGYARHLGAGVVLTGGGSMVPGTAALAAEVLGVEARVGIPTGLGGGMVKEVSDPKFATAVGLVLYGLRPSLMGREFLAQKERWSAGHTHPEESGARRIVERMTRWFQEL from the coding sequence ATGGATGGAGAAATCGTAGTCGGCCTCGACATCGGCACGACCAAGATCTGCGCTGTGCTTGCAGCGGAGGATGACCTCGAAGGCATCCATATTCTCGGCGTCGGTGTAGCCGAGTCGGAAGGCCTCAACCGCGGCGTCGTGGTAAACATCGACAAGACGGTCGCCGGCATCCGCGAGGCGATCGAAAAGGCCGAACGCGCCGCTGGTGTGACCGTGCGCAACGTGATCGTAGGCATCGCCGGAGACCACGTGCAGAGCTTCCAGAGCCGGGGCGTGATCACCACGCACCGGGACGGGGAGATCACCGAACGGGATGTCCAGCGCCTGCTCGAGGATACCACGCACGTGGCGATGCCGGCGGATCGTGAGATCCTCCACGTGTTGCCGCAGGAGTTCATCGTCGACGGCCAGGACGGCGTCGTCGATCCCGTGGGCATGAATGGCGTCCGCCTCGAAGCGAACGTTCATATCGTCACCGGGCTCGTCTCGGCGGCGCGCAATATCTATCGCTGCGTCGAAAAAGCCGGCTACACCGTGGCCGACATCGTGCTCGAGCCGCTCGCCTCGTCCTACGCGGTCCTGCACCAGGATGAGAAGGAAGTGGGCGTCGCGCTGATCGATATCGGCGGCGGAACGACGGACATCGCGGTGTTCGAGGATAAGACGATCCGCCATACGGGCGTCATCGCGGTGGCCGGCAATAAAGTGACGGACGACATCCGCAAGGGCCTCGGGCTGATGAAGGATCAGGCCGAGCAACTCAAGAAGCAGTACGGCACCGCGCTGGTCGACATGAACGTGCCCGACGAGACGATCGGCATCCCGGGCATCGGCGGCCGCACGGAAAAAACGATCAGCCGCAGCGCGCTCACACAGATCATCCAGCCCCGACTGGAAGAGATCCTCGAGATCGCCGGCATCGAAATCAAACGCAGCGGCTATGCGCGCCATCTTGGCGCCGGCGTCGTCCTCACAGGCGGCGGCTCGATGGTGCCGGGCACGGCGGCGCTTGCGGCCGAGGTGCTGGGTGTCGAGGCTCGCGTGGGAATCCCGACGGGGCTTGGGGGCGGCATGGTCAAGGAAGTCAGCGATCCGAAGTTCGCGACGGCCGTCGGCCTGGTGCTCTACGGCCTGCGGCCGAGCCTGATGGGGCGCGAGTTTCTCGCCCAGAAGGAACGCTGGTCCGCCGGCCACACGCACCCGGAGGAATCCGGCGCGCGCCGCATCGTGGAACGCATGACGCGGTGGTTCCAAGAACTTTAA